One segment of Labrus mixtus chromosome 10, fLabMix1.1, whole genome shotgun sequence DNA contains the following:
- the rgs14b gene encoding regulator of G-protein signaling 14 isoform X5: MAKNGNALGIPVGHMSQAVSDGELNMSARGCGGSSSSLPGTPCGEAGPANSVMSWAVSFEKLLEDPSGVRHFTAFLRSEVSAENILFWQDCEKFRKIPSKSLDKLKAAARSIYDTYLSDSAPYSVNIDDTAKTEEKDLEQPTPEMFNKAQSQIFKLMKMDSYRRFVRSPLYQSCTLASVEGKLLPQLSIEPVCTGSWEDIVNSSPLSGDKKKNRSDSSSLSGGKSASEKRHQKRGSWGDPSNIHGLVSRTDSHLSVKSSSSVELSSLYRQIENGRSSPRSPEQGGVGGGRIGVEGGYCCVYLPDGSASLAPTPTGQPIKDMLVSLCEKRGFPLKDVIIYLQGKDKQPLSLDQDCSVLRDQQVSLELRVTLALEVAFTGKTVGIMVKSSKTLQEALSMVLQKHQLKPQEAVVTMVGSNEPVNMSGSVFRLANKTLRLDKTKAGKDRASGSAAATQSGAGSAGGLEARSSPHTDRAKSQPRPSKNSDMDGLLDMLTRAQCSRVEDQRGLLTKEQLEVPTFLQVPSGQAAATDQPNTTTTADSKEEEKSLTSGKVTSESPDCVEDFKETAV; the protein is encoded by the exons ATGGCGAAGAATGGTAACGCTCTGGGGATTCCTGTTGGCCACATG AGTCAGGCAGTGTCAGACGGAG AGTTGAACATGTCTGCACGGGGCTGTGGAGGCAGCAGCTCCAGCCTTCCAGGGACACCATGCGGAGAGGCCGGCCCAGCCAACAGCGTGATGAGCTGGGCCGTCTCATTTGAGAAGCTGTTGGAGGACCCCAGCGGGGTCCGGCACTTCACG gctTTTTTGAGGTCCGAGGTGAGTGCAGAGAACATTTTATTCTGGCAAGACTGTGAAAAGTTTCGGAAGATCCCATCCAAATCCTTGGATAAG CTAAAGGCAGCAGCTCGCTCCATCTACGACACCTACCTGTCTGACAGCGCTCCCTACTCAGTCAACATCGACGACACAGCaaagacagaggagaaggaCCTCGAGCAGCCCACCCCTGAAATGTTTAACAAGGCTCAATCACAG ATATTTAAACTGATGAAGATGGACTCCTACAGGCGTTTTGTGCGCTCTCCTCTCTACCAGAGCTGCACCTTGGCAAGCGTGGAAGGCAAACTTCTACCTCAGCTCTCTATCGAGCCAGTCTGCACGGGGTCCTGGGAGGACATAGTCAACAGTAGCCCATTGTCGGGTGACAAAAAG aaaaacaggtccGACTCCAGCAGCTTGTCAGGTGGAAAGAGTGCCTCGGAGAAACGGCATCAGAAAAGAGGATCCTGGGGAG ACCCATCCAACATCCATGGTTTAGTCTCCAGGACAGACTCCCATCTGTCAGTCAAGTCGAGTAGCAGTGTTGAGCTCAGCTCCCTCTACAGGCAGATAGAG AATGGCAGATCGAGTCCCAGGTCCCCAGAGCAGGGCGGTGTAGGTGGGGGTCGTATAGGAGTGGAGGGGGGCTACTGCTGTGTGTACCTACCTGATGGGAGTGCCTCTCTGGCCCCCACACCTACTGGCCAGCCGATCAAAGACATGCTGGTGAGTCTGTGTGAGAAGAGGGGCTTCCCGCTGAAAGACGTCATCATCTACCTTCAAGGCAAAGACAAG CAACCCTTATCACTGGACCAGGACTGCTCTGTACTGAGGGATCAGCAAGTGTCTCTAGAGCTCAGGGTGACGTTAGC ACTGGAGGTTGCTTTCACTGGTAAGACGGTGGGGATCATGGTGAAGTCCAGTAAGACGCTGCAGGAAGCTCTCTCCATGGTTCTGCAGAAACACCAGCTCAAGCCGCAAGAGGCGGTGGTCACAATG GTCGGAAGTAATGAGCCTGTGAACATGAGCGGCTCCGTGTTCAGACTGGCCAACAAGACTCTGCGGCTTGACAAAACCAAAG cagGAAAAGACAGAGCCAGTGGTTCAGCTGCAGCCACACAG TCTGGAGCGGGGAGTGCAGGAGGTCTGGAGGCCCGGTCATCACCACATACAGACAGAGCCAAAAGTCAACCCAGACCCAGTAAGAACAGCGACATGGATG ggctTCTGGATATGCTGACGAGGGCTCAGTGCTCCAGGGTTGAAGACCAGCGAGGCCTTTTGACCAAAGAGCAGCTGGAGGTCCCGACGTTCCTGCAGGTTCCCTCAGGTCAGGCAGCAGCTACAGACCAGCCAAacacaaccaccactgcagactccaaagaagaagagaaatcaCTAACTTCAGGCAAAGTCACATCCGAATCCCCTGATTGTGTCGAGGACTTCAAGGAAACGGCAGTTTGA
- the rgs14b gene encoding regulator of G-protein signaling 14 isoform X2: MVALRGLYHRFSRLVKVAAQNQVRKYDKLCTVGTGGLADNTSQAVSDGELNMSARGCGGSSSSLPGTPCGEAGPANSVMSWAVSFEKLLEDPSGVRHFTAFLRSEVSAENILFWQDCEKFRKIPSKSLDKLKAAARSIYDTYLSDSAPYSVNIDDTAKTEEKDLEQPTPEMFNKAQSQIFKLMKMDSYRRFVRSPLYQSCTLASVEGKLLPQLSIEPVCTGSWEDIVNSSPLSGDKKKNRSDSSSLSGGKSASEKRHQKRGSWGDPSNIHGLVSRTDSHLSVKSSSSVELSSLYRQIENGRSSPRSPEQGGVGGGRIGVEGGYCCVYLPDGSASLAPTPTGQPIKDMLVSLCEKRGFPLKDVIIYLQGKDKQPLSLDQDCSVLRDQQVSLELRVTLALEVAFTGKTVGIMVKSSKTLQEALSMVLQKHQLKPQEAVVTMVGSNEPVNMSGSVFRLANKTLRLDKTKGKDRASGSAAATQSGAGSAGGLEARSSPHTDRAKSQPRPSKNSDMDGLLDMLTRAQCSRVEDQRGLLTKEQLEVPTFLQVPSGQAAATDQPNTTTTADSKEEEKSLTSGKVTSESPDCVEDFKETAV, from the exons AGTCAGGCAGTGTCAGACGGAG AGTTGAACATGTCTGCACGGGGCTGTGGAGGCAGCAGCTCCAGCCTTCCAGGGACACCATGCGGAGAGGCCGGCCCAGCCAACAGCGTGATGAGCTGGGCCGTCTCATTTGAGAAGCTGTTGGAGGACCCCAGCGGGGTCCGGCACTTCACG gctTTTTTGAGGTCCGAGGTGAGTGCAGAGAACATTTTATTCTGGCAAGACTGTGAAAAGTTTCGGAAGATCCCATCCAAATCCTTGGATAAG CTAAAGGCAGCAGCTCGCTCCATCTACGACACCTACCTGTCTGACAGCGCTCCCTACTCAGTCAACATCGACGACACAGCaaagacagaggagaaggaCCTCGAGCAGCCCACCCCTGAAATGTTTAACAAGGCTCAATCACAG ATATTTAAACTGATGAAGATGGACTCCTACAGGCGTTTTGTGCGCTCTCCTCTCTACCAGAGCTGCACCTTGGCAAGCGTGGAAGGCAAACTTCTACCTCAGCTCTCTATCGAGCCAGTCTGCACGGGGTCCTGGGAGGACATAGTCAACAGTAGCCCATTGTCGGGTGACAAAAAG aaaaacaggtccGACTCCAGCAGCTTGTCAGGTGGAAAGAGTGCCTCGGAGAAACGGCATCAGAAAAGAGGATCCTGGGGAG ACCCATCCAACATCCATGGTTTAGTCTCCAGGACAGACTCCCATCTGTCAGTCAAGTCGAGTAGCAGTGTTGAGCTCAGCTCCCTCTACAGGCAGATAGAG AATGGCAGATCGAGTCCCAGGTCCCCAGAGCAGGGCGGTGTAGGTGGGGGTCGTATAGGAGTGGAGGGGGGCTACTGCTGTGTGTACCTACCTGATGGGAGTGCCTCTCTGGCCCCCACACCTACTGGCCAGCCGATCAAAGACATGCTGGTGAGTCTGTGTGAGAAGAGGGGCTTCCCGCTGAAAGACGTCATCATCTACCTTCAAGGCAAAGACAAG CAACCCTTATCACTGGACCAGGACTGCTCTGTACTGAGGGATCAGCAAGTGTCTCTAGAGCTCAGGGTGACGTTAGC ACTGGAGGTTGCTTTCACTGGTAAGACGGTGGGGATCATGGTGAAGTCCAGTAAGACGCTGCAGGAAGCTCTCTCCATGGTTCTGCAGAAACACCAGCTCAAGCCGCAAGAGGCGGTGGTCACAATG GTCGGAAGTAATGAGCCTGTGAACATGAGCGGCTCCGTGTTCAGACTGGCCAACAAGACTCTGCGGCTTGACAAAACCAAAG GAAAAGACAGAGCCAGTGGTTCAGCTGCAGCCACACAG TCTGGAGCGGGGAGTGCAGGAGGTCTGGAGGCCCGGTCATCACCACATACAGACAGAGCCAAAAGTCAACCCAGACCCAGTAAGAACAGCGACATGGATG ggctTCTGGATATGCTGACGAGGGCTCAGTGCTCCAGGGTTGAAGACCAGCGAGGCCTTTTGACCAAAGAGCAGCTGGAGGTCCCGACGTTCCTGCAGGTTCCCTCAGGTCAGGCAGCAGCTACAGACCAGCCAAacacaaccaccactgcagactccaaagaagaagagaaatcaCTAACTTCAGGCAAAGTCACATCCGAATCCCCTGATTGTGTCGAGGACTTCAAGGAAACGGCAGTTTGA
- the rgs14b gene encoding regulator of G-protein signaling 14 isoform X3, with amino-acid sequence MVALRGLYHRFSRLVKVAAQNQVRKYDKLCTVGTGGLADNTSQAVSDGELNMSARGCGGSSSSLPGTPCGEAGPANSVMSWAVSFEKLLEDPSGVRHFTAFLRSEVSAENILFWQDCEKFRKIPSKSLDKLKAAARSIYDTYLSDSAPYSVNIDDTAKTEEKDLEQPTPEMFNKAQSQIFKLMKMDSYRRFVRSPLYQSCTLASVEGKLLPQLSIEPVCTGSWEDIVNSSPLSGDKKKNRSDSSSLSGGKSASEKRHQKRGSWGDPSNIHGLVSRTDSHLSVKSSSSVELSSLYRQIENGRSSPRSPEQGGVGGGRIGVEGGYCCVYLPDGSASLAPTPTGQPIKDMLVSLCEKRGFPLKDVIIYLQGKDKQPLSLDQDCSVLRDQQVSLELRVTLALEVAFTGKTVGIMVKSSKTLQEALSMVLQKHQLKPQEAVVTMVGSNEPVNMSGSVFRLANKTLRLDKTKAGKDRASGSAAATQSGAGSAGGLEARSSPHTDRAKSQPRPRLLDMLTRAQCSRVEDQRGLLTKEQLEVPTFLQVPSGQAAATDQPNTTTTADSKEEEKSLTSGKVTSESPDCVEDFKETAV; translated from the exons AGTCAGGCAGTGTCAGACGGAG AGTTGAACATGTCTGCACGGGGCTGTGGAGGCAGCAGCTCCAGCCTTCCAGGGACACCATGCGGAGAGGCCGGCCCAGCCAACAGCGTGATGAGCTGGGCCGTCTCATTTGAGAAGCTGTTGGAGGACCCCAGCGGGGTCCGGCACTTCACG gctTTTTTGAGGTCCGAGGTGAGTGCAGAGAACATTTTATTCTGGCAAGACTGTGAAAAGTTTCGGAAGATCCCATCCAAATCCTTGGATAAG CTAAAGGCAGCAGCTCGCTCCATCTACGACACCTACCTGTCTGACAGCGCTCCCTACTCAGTCAACATCGACGACACAGCaaagacagaggagaaggaCCTCGAGCAGCCCACCCCTGAAATGTTTAACAAGGCTCAATCACAG ATATTTAAACTGATGAAGATGGACTCCTACAGGCGTTTTGTGCGCTCTCCTCTCTACCAGAGCTGCACCTTGGCAAGCGTGGAAGGCAAACTTCTACCTCAGCTCTCTATCGAGCCAGTCTGCACGGGGTCCTGGGAGGACATAGTCAACAGTAGCCCATTGTCGGGTGACAAAAAG aaaaacaggtccGACTCCAGCAGCTTGTCAGGTGGAAAGAGTGCCTCGGAGAAACGGCATCAGAAAAGAGGATCCTGGGGAG ACCCATCCAACATCCATGGTTTAGTCTCCAGGACAGACTCCCATCTGTCAGTCAAGTCGAGTAGCAGTGTTGAGCTCAGCTCCCTCTACAGGCAGATAGAG AATGGCAGATCGAGTCCCAGGTCCCCAGAGCAGGGCGGTGTAGGTGGGGGTCGTATAGGAGTGGAGGGGGGCTACTGCTGTGTGTACCTACCTGATGGGAGTGCCTCTCTGGCCCCCACACCTACTGGCCAGCCGATCAAAGACATGCTGGTGAGTCTGTGTGAGAAGAGGGGCTTCCCGCTGAAAGACGTCATCATCTACCTTCAAGGCAAAGACAAG CAACCCTTATCACTGGACCAGGACTGCTCTGTACTGAGGGATCAGCAAGTGTCTCTAGAGCTCAGGGTGACGTTAGC ACTGGAGGTTGCTTTCACTGGTAAGACGGTGGGGATCATGGTGAAGTCCAGTAAGACGCTGCAGGAAGCTCTCTCCATGGTTCTGCAGAAACACCAGCTCAAGCCGCAAGAGGCGGTGGTCACAATG GTCGGAAGTAATGAGCCTGTGAACATGAGCGGCTCCGTGTTCAGACTGGCCAACAAGACTCTGCGGCTTGACAAAACCAAAG cagGAAAAGACAGAGCCAGTGGTTCAGCTGCAGCCACACAG TCTGGAGCGGGGAGTGCAGGAGGTCTGGAGGCCCGGTCATCACCACATACAGACAGAGCCAAAAGTCAACCCAGACCCA ggctTCTGGATATGCTGACGAGGGCTCAGTGCTCCAGGGTTGAAGACCAGCGAGGCCTTTTGACCAAAGAGCAGCTGGAGGTCCCGACGTTCCTGCAGGTTCCCTCAGGTCAGGCAGCAGCTACAGACCAGCCAAacacaaccaccactgcagactccaaagaagaagagaaatcaCTAACTTCAGGCAAAGTCACATCCGAATCCCCTGATTGTGTCGAGGACTTCAAGGAAACGGCAGTTTGA
- the rgs14b gene encoding regulator of G-protein signaling 14 isoform X4, giving the protein MVALRGLYHRFSRLVKVAAQNQVRKYDKLCTVGTGGLADNTSQAVSDGELNMSARGCGGSSSSLPGTPCGEAGPANSVMSWAVSFEKLLEDPSGVRHFTAFLRSEVSAENILFWQDCEKFRKIPSKSLDKLKAAARSIYDTYLSDSAPYSVNIDDTAKTEEKDLEQPTPEMFNKAQSQIFKLMKMDSYRRFVRSPLYQSCTLASVEGKLLPQLSIEPVCTGSWEDIVNSSPLSGDKKKNRSDSSSLSGGKSASEKRHQKRGSWGDPSNIHGLVSRTDSHLSVKSSSSVELSSLYRQIENGRSSPRSPEQGGVGGGRIGVEGGYCCVYLPDGSASLAPTPTGQPIKDMLVSLCEKRGFPLKDVIIYLQGKDKQPLSLDQDCSVLRDQQVSLELRVTLALEVAFTGKTVGIMVKSSKTLQEALSMVLQKHQLKPQEAVVTMVGSNEPVNMSGSVFRLANKTLRLDKTKGKDRASGSAAATQSGAGSAGGLEARSSPHTDRAKSQPRPRLLDMLTRAQCSRVEDQRGLLTKEQLEVPTFLQVPSGQAAATDQPNTTTTADSKEEEKSLTSGKVTSESPDCVEDFKETAV; this is encoded by the exons AGTCAGGCAGTGTCAGACGGAG AGTTGAACATGTCTGCACGGGGCTGTGGAGGCAGCAGCTCCAGCCTTCCAGGGACACCATGCGGAGAGGCCGGCCCAGCCAACAGCGTGATGAGCTGGGCCGTCTCATTTGAGAAGCTGTTGGAGGACCCCAGCGGGGTCCGGCACTTCACG gctTTTTTGAGGTCCGAGGTGAGTGCAGAGAACATTTTATTCTGGCAAGACTGTGAAAAGTTTCGGAAGATCCCATCCAAATCCTTGGATAAG CTAAAGGCAGCAGCTCGCTCCATCTACGACACCTACCTGTCTGACAGCGCTCCCTACTCAGTCAACATCGACGACACAGCaaagacagaggagaaggaCCTCGAGCAGCCCACCCCTGAAATGTTTAACAAGGCTCAATCACAG ATATTTAAACTGATGAAGATGGACTCCTACAGGCGTTTTGTGCGCTCTCCTCTCTACCAGAGCTGCACCTTGGCAAGCGTGGAAGGCAAACTTCTACCTCAGCTCTCTATCGAGCCAGTCTGCACGGGGTCCTGGGAGGACATAGTCAACAGTAGCCCATTGTCGGGTGACAAAAAG aaaaacaggtccGACTCCAGCAGCTTGTCAGGTGGAAAGAGTGCCTCGGAGAAACGGCATCAGAAAAGAGGATCCTGGGGAG ACCCATCCAACATCCATGGTTTAGTCTCCAGGACAGACTCCCATCTGTCAGTCAAGTCGAGTAGCAGTGTTGAGCTCAGCTCCCTCTACAGGCAGATAGAG AATGGCAGATCGAGTCCCAGGTCCCCAGAGCAGGGCGGTGTAGGTGGGGGTCGTATAGGAGTGGAGGGGGGCTACTGCTGTGTGTACCTACCTGATGGGAGTGCCTCTCTGGCCCCCACACCTACTGGCCAGCCGATCAAAGACATGCTGGTGAGTCTGTGTGAGAAGAGGGGCTTCCCGCTGAAAGACGTCATCATCTACCTTCAAGGCAAAGACAAG CAACCCTTATCACTGGACCAGGACTGCTCTGTACTGAGGGATCAGCAAGTGTCTCTAGAGCTCAGGGTGACGTTAGC ACTGGAGGTTGCTTTCACTGGTAAGACGGTGGGGATCATGGTGAAGTCCAGTAAGACGCTGCAGGAAGCTCTCTCCATGGTTCTGCAGAAACACCAGCTCAAGCCGCAAGAGGCGGTGGTCACAATG GTCGGAAGTAATGAGCCTGTGAACATGAGCGGCTCCGTGTTCAGACTGGCCAACAAGACTCTGCGGCTTGACAAAACCAAAG GAAAAGACAGAGCCAGTGGTTCAGCTGCAGCCACACAG TCTGGAGCGGGGAGTGCAGGAGGTCTGGAGGCCCGGTCATCACCACATACAGACAGAGCCAAAAGTCAACCCAGACCCA ggctTCTGGATATGCTGACGAGGGCTCAGTGCTCCAGGGTTGAAGACCAGCGAGGCCTTTTGACCAAAGAGCAGCTGGAGGTCCCGACGTTCCTGCAGGTTCCCTCAGGTCAGGCAGCAGCTACAGACCAGCCAAacacaaccaccactgcagactccaaagaagaagagaaatcaCTAACTTCAGGCAAAGTCACATCCGAATCCCCTGATTGTGTCGAGGACTTCAAGGAAACGGCAGTTTGA
- the rgs14b gene encoding regulator of G-protein signaling 14 isoform X1 has product MVALRGLYHRFSRLVKVAAQNQVRKYDKLCTVGTGGLADNTSQAVSDGELNMSARGCGGSSSSLPGTPCGEAGPANSVMSWAVSFEKLLEDPSGVRHFTAFLRSEVSAENILFWQDCEKFRKIPSKSLDKLKAAARSIYDTYLSDSAPYSVNIDDTAKTEEKDLEQPTPEMFNKAQSQIFKLMKMDSYRRFVRSPLYQSCTLASVEGKLLPQLSIEPVCTGSWEDIVNSSPLSGDKKKNRSDSSSLSGGKSASEKRHQKRGSWGDPSNIHGLVSRTDSHLSVKSSSSVELSSLYRQIENGRSSPRSPEQGGVGGGRIGVEGGYCCVYLPDGSASLAPTPTGQPIKDMLVSLCEKRGFPLKDVIIYLQGKDKQPLSLDQDCSVLRDQQVSLELRVTLALEVAFTGKTVGIMVKSSKTLQEALSMVLQKHQLKPQEAVVTMVGSNEPVNMSGSVFRLANKTLRLDKTKAGKDRASGSAAATQSGAGSAGGLEARSSPHTDRAKSQPRPSKNSDMDGLLDMLTRAQCSRVEDQRGLLTKEQLEVPTFLQVPSGQAAATDQPNTTTTADSKEEEKSLTSGKVTSESPDCVEDFKETAV; this is encoded by the exons AGTCAGGCAGTGTCAGACGGAG AGTTGAACATGTCTGCACGGGGCTGTGGAGGCAGCAGCTCCAGCCTTCCAGGGACACCATGCGGAGAGGCCGGCCCAGCCAACAGCGTGATGAGCTGGGCCGTCTCATTTGAGAAGCTGTTGGAGGACCCCAGCGGGGTCCGGCACTTCACG gctTTTTTGAGGTCCGAGGTGAGTGCAGAGAACATTTTATTCTGGCAAGACTGTGAAAAGTTTCGGAAGATCCCATCCAAATCCTTGGATAAG CTAAAGGCAGCAGCTCGCTCCATCTACGACACCTACCTGTCTGACAGCGCTCCCTACTCAGTCAACATCGACGACACAGCaaagacagaggagaaggaCCTCGAGCAGCCCACCCCTGAAATGTTTAACAAGGCTCAATCACAG ATATTTAAACTGATGAAGATGGACTCCTACAGGCGTTTTGTGCGCTCTCCTCTCTACCAGAGCTGCACCTTGGCAAGCGTGGAAGGCAAACTTCTACCTCAGCTCTCTATCGAGCCAGTCTGCACGGGGTCCTGGGAGGACATAGTCAACAGTAGCCCATTGTCGGGTGACAAAAAG aaaaacaggtccGACTCCAGCAGCTTGTCAGGTGGAAAGAGTGCCTCGGAGAAACGGCATCAGAAAAGAGGATCCTGGGGAG ACCCATCCAACATCCATGGTTTAGTCTCCAGGACAGACTCCCATCTGTCAGTCAAGTCGAGTAGCAGTGTTGAGCTCAGCTCCCTCTACAGGCAGATAGAG AATGGCAGATCGAGTCCCAGGTCCCCAGAGCAGGGCGGTGTAGGTGGGGGTCGTATAGGAGTGGAGGGGGGCTACTGCTGTGTGTACCTACCTGATGGGAGTGCCTCTCTGGCCCCCACACCTACTGGCCAGCCGATCAAAGACATGCTGGTGAGTCTGTGTGAGAAGAGGGGCTTCCCGCTGAAAGACGTCATCATCTACCTTCAAGGCAAAGACAAG CAACCCTTATCACTGGACCAGGACTGCTCTGTACTGAGGGATCAGCAAGTGTCTCTAGAGCTCAGGGTGACGTTAGC ACTGGAGGTTGCTTTCACTGGTAAGACGGTGGGGATCATGGTGAAGTCCAGTAAGACGCTGCAGGAAGCTCTCTCCATGGTTCTGCAGAAACACCAGCTCAAGCCGCAAGAGGCGGTGGTCACAATG GTCGGAAGTAATGAGCCTGTGAACATGAGCGGCTCCGTGTTCAGACTGGCCAACAAGACTCTGCGGCTTGACAAAACCAAAG cagGAAAAGACAGAGCCAGTGGTTCAGCTGCAGCCACACAG TCTGGAGCGGGGAGTGCAGGAGGTCTGGAGGCCCGGTCATCACCACATACAGACAGAGCCAAAAGTCAACCCAGACCCAGTAAGAACAGCGACATGGATG ggctTCTGGATATGCTGACGAGGGCTCAGTGCTCCAGGGTTGAAGACCAGCGAGGCCTTTTGACCAAAGAGCAGCTGGAGGTCCCGACGTTCCTGCAGGTTCCCTCAGGTCAGGCAGCAGCTACAGACCAGCCAAacacaaccaccactgcagactccaaagaagaagagaaatcaCTAACTTCAGGCAAAGTCACATCCGAATCCCCTGATTGTGTCGAGGACTTCAAGGAAACGGCAGTTTGA
- the rgs14b gene encoding regulator of G-protein signaling 14 isoform X6: MAKNGNALGIPVGHMSQAVSDGELNMSARGCGGSSSSLPGTPCGEAGPANSVMSWAVSFEKLLEDPSGVRHFTAFLRSEVSAENILFWQDCEKFRKIPSKSLDKLKAAARSIYDTYLSDSAPYSVNIDDTAKTEEKDLEQPTPEMFNKAQSQIFKLMKMDSYRRFVRSPLYQSCTLASVEGKLLPQLSIEPVCTGSWEDIVNSSPLSGDKKKNRSDSSSLSGGKSASEKRHQKRGSWGDPSNIHGLVSRTDSHLSVKSSSSVELSSLYRQIENGRSSPRSPEQGGVGGGRIGVEGGYCCVYLPDGSASLAPTPTGQPIKDMLVSLCEKRGFPLKDVIIYLQGKDKQPLSLDQDCSVLRDQQVSLELRVTLALEVAFTGKTVGIMVKSSKTLQEALSMVLQKHQLKPQEAVVTMVGSNEPVNMSGSVFRLANKTLRLDKTKGKDRASGSAAATQSGAGSAGGLEARSSPHTDRAKSQPRPSKNSDMDGLLDMLTRAQCSRVEDQRGLLTKEQLEVPTFLQVPSGQAAATDQPNTTTTADSKEEEKSLTSGKVTSESPDCVEDFKETAV; this comes from the exons ATGGCGAAGAATGGTAACGCTCTGGGGATTCCTGTTGGCCACATG AGTCAGGCAGTGTCAGACGGAG AGTTGAACATGTCTGCACGGGGCTGTGGAGGCAGCAGCTCCAGCCTTCCAGGGACACCATGCGGAGAGGCCGGCCCAGCCAACAGCGTGATGAGCTGGGCCGTCTCATTTGAGAAGCTGTTGGAGGACCCCAGCGGGGTCCGGCACTTCACG gctTTTTTGAGGTCCGAGGTGAGTGCAGAGAACATTTTATTCTGGCAAGACTGTGAAAAGTTTCGGAAGATCCCATCCAAATCCTTGGATAAG CTAAAGGCAGCAGCTCGCTCCATCTACGACACCTACCTGTCTGACAGCGCTCCCTACTCAGTCAACATCGACGACACAGCaaagacagaggagaaggaCCTCGAGCAGCCCACCCCTGAAATGTTTAACAAGGCTCAATCACAG ATATTTAAACTGATGAAGATGGACTCCTACAGGCGTTTTGTGCGCTCTCCTCTCTACCAGAGCTGCACCTTGGCAAGCGTGGAAGGCAAACTTCTACCTCAGCTCTCTATCGAGCCAGTCTGCACGGGGTCCTGGGAGGACATAGTCAACAGTAGCCCATTGTCGGGTGACAAAAAG aaaaacaggtccGACTCCAGCAGCTTGTCAGGTGGAAAGAGTGCCTCGGAGAAACGGCATCAGAAAAGAGGATCCTGGGGAG ACCCATCCAACATCCATGGTTTAGTCTCCAGGACAGACTCCCATCTGTCAGTCAAGTCGAGTAGCAGTGTTGAGCTCAGCTCCCTCTACAGGCAGATAGAG AATGGCAGATCGAGTCCCAGGTCCCCAGAGCAGGGCGGTGTAGGTGGGGGTCGTATAGGAGTGGAGGGGGGCTACTGCTGTGTGTACCTACCTGATGGGAGTGCCTCTCTGGCCCCCACACCTACTGGCCAGCCGATCAAAGACATGCTGGTGAGTCTGTGTGAGAAGAGGGGCTTCCCGCTGAAAGACGTCATCATCTACCTTCAAGGCAAAGACAAG CAACCCTTATCACTGGACCAGGACTGCTCTGTACTGAGGGATCAGCAAGTGTCTCTAGAGCTCAGGGTGACGTTAGC ACTGGAGGTTGCTTTCACTGGTAAGACGGTGGGGATCATGGTGAAGTCCAGTAAGACGCTGCAGGAAGCTCTCTCCATGGTTCTGCAGAAACACCAGCTCAAGCCGCAAGAGGCGGTGGTCACAATG GTCGGAAGTAATGAGCCTGTGAACATGAGCGGCTCCGTGTTCAGACTGGCCAACAAGACTCTGCGGCTTGACAAAACCAAAG GAAAAGACAGAGCCAGTGGTTCAGCTGCAGCCACACAG TCTGGAGCGGGGAGTGCAGGAGGTCTGGAGGCCCGGTCATCACCACATACAGACAGAGCCAAAAGTCAACCCAGACCCAGTAAGAACAGCGACATGGATG ggctTCTGGATATGCTGACGAGGGCTCAGTGCTCCAGGGTTGAAGACCAGCGAGGCCTTTTGACCAAAGAGCAGCTGGAGGTCCCGACGTTCCTGCAGGTTCCCTCAGGTCAGGCAGCAGCTACAGACCAGCCAAacacaaccaccactgcagactccaaagaagaagagaaatcaCTAACTTCAGGCAAAGTCACATCCGAATCCCCTGATTGTGTCGAGGACTTCAAGGAAACGGCAGTTTGA